A window of Kribbella voronezhensis genomic DNA:
CCTGGCGAACACCAGCAGCAGCGTCGTCACCAGGAGGCCCAAGCCGGGATAGAGCGCCATCAGACCGGACAGCGCGAGCATGAGAGCCGCCAGTAGCACAGTGCGCGCCACCTGCTGGTTGGCAGGTGCAGCGGCGTCCCCTGCAGGTTGCTTCGGCACCACGCTCTGGCCCGGCGGCTGGTGACCGCGGTAGGGCTCCGGCTGGTACTGCGGCTCTGGCTGCGGTTGGTAGAACTGAGGCTGCGGCTGGTACGACGTTTGCGGGTACGCCGGCTGGTACGGCGCAACCCCCTGCCCTGGGTAGCCACCGTAAGCAGGCCCCTGGGCGCCCAGCGGTAGCGCGGGCGGAGCCGCTGCCACCGGCGCCGGGCTGTAAGTCGCAGGGTGGATCGGCGCCGGAGTGGCCGCCTTCGCCTTCTGTTGAGCAGCCACATCCCGCAGCTTGTCCCGCAGTGGTGTGAAGGCGGACAGCGGCGGAATGACCGAAGGCACCAGGCTCGCGACCTCCGCCGGGTCGTGGCCGGCAACTGCGGTCGCCGCGACTGCGTCCTCCGGCATCACGCGAGTCATCACCGCAGTGGGTGGGTTGACCTCGGCCGCCTCTTGGGCCGCCGCCTCGACCGTCGGGTCGGGGATGAGGGCGTCCCTACCCTCGGCGTACCGGTTGAGGCCGGTCATGATCTCGAGCTGGGTCGGCCGGTCCCGGCGATCAGGTGACAACGCCGCGGCCAGCAGAGGCTTCAGGCGCGGGTCCAGTCCTTCCAGGTCGGCCTTGCCGGTGTGGACGCGATGCAGGACGACCTCGAACGGCCCCTTGCCGAACGGGCGTCGTCCAGTGGCCGCGTACGCAACGGTGGCGGCCCAGCCCCACCAGTCGGCGGACTCCGACACCATCTCGCCTTCGATCAGCTCCGGCGCGAGGTAGCCCGGCGTACCGATCACCAGGCCGGTCTGGGTGAGGCGGAGGTCGTCGGCGGCCTGGGCGATGCCGAAGTCGATCATCACCGGCTTGCCGTTGAACATCATCACGTTGCCGGGCTTGAGGTCCCGGTGGATCACCCCTGCCTGGTGGATCGCCTGTAGCGACTCGGCGAGGCAGCCGGCCAGCGGCAGCCAGCGCTGTGGTGTCAGTGGACCGCGCTCGTCCACCTGCTCGTCCAGTGGGCGGCCGGGGATGAAGCGGGTGACCAGGTACGGCCGGTCGCCGCGCAGGTCGTGGTCGAGGATGCCGGCGACGCCGGGGTGGTTGACCTTCTGCAGTGTGGTGGCCTCGCGCTCCAGCCGAGCTCGCGCGGTCGGATCGTGGGCCACGTGCGGCCGCAGTACCTTGAGTGCCACCTCTTTGTGCACAGGCCCTTCGGCGAGATACACGACCCCCATGCCGCCCTGGCCGAGCCGGCGCAGCAGCTTGTACGGCCCGATCTGCTCGTCCATCACGGTGGCAGCATCCACGTCTACCGGTGCGGTAGGACGGCCCCCTGTCACTGACATGGAATCTACGGTACGTCGGCGCAAGCCCACCAAGGCCTTTCGTCACCGAGAGCATTCAGCCGATCTCAAGCAGCCCGGCCGGAATCTGACGATCAGCGTCTCGCAGGCTGCTGGTGAGTCGCGCACAAGCACTATTGGCTGGTCCCATGCGCGACTGTCCTGGATGGCCTCGGTGTGCACCGGCGCGATGCTGCTGGCGGAAGCCGGCCTGGGCCGGTAGCAGGTCGGGAGTGCCGCCGGCCGCCCCGCCAACGGCACCCCCTCGGAGGAGTTTATGCAAAGTCTCTACGGAAATGCGATGACGGCGTGTCGCCGAAACGACCCTCTGTAGGCGAGCCGACCGGTCGACCCCCCGGCGCATAGGTTCGACGGGTGATCAGGCTGGGGTGGCTCGTGGCTGTGCTGTTGCTCGTGGGTGGATGCGGGACCGAGGCGGCGACGGACGCGGCACCACGCCGTACGCCGGACGCTGACGCCACCGTCGTCACGCCGACCCCGAAGCCGACGCTCCCGCCGGCGAAGTGCCCGCCTTCGGGTGGCGCCATCACGGTCGGGCCGGTGGACCCCGCGCTCGGTCATCGGGCCGTGACCGTCAAACTGACCAACTGCGGCGCGAAAACGCTCACCGTCGACGGCTATCCCGAGGTCGCCGTCCTGAATGCGCGGCGGGAGAAGTTCAAGCTCACCGTCGCGCACGGATCGTCCTATATGGCGACGGATCCAGGGCCCACCAGGATCCGGCTCGCGAGCGGCCGGTCGGTCCTGGCGTCAGTTGCCTGGAGCAACACCGTGACCTACGGCGACAACCAGAACGGGGCGTACTTCGCGATCTCCTGGCGCAAGGGGGCGGCGCCGGTGATCTGGCCGGAGTACATCGACATCGGTACCACCGGCAAGATCACGCTGACCGCCTGGAACCCCAAGCCTGCTTAGTTCTTCAGCTGGGGGTAGAGGGCGGTGAGCTCGGCGGAGAGGCCGGCCTTGACGTTACGGCTGAGCTCGTCGGCCACGACCTCGTGGGCGCCGGTCTCGATCGCGTCCACGGCCTGCTTGGCGATGTCCTCCGGCCGGGATTTCGGGTCGGTGACGTGCGCGGCCATGTCGGTGTCCACGTAACCGACGTGCAGGCCGGTGACGCCGATGCCCCGGTCGAGCAGTTCGAGACGCAGGGCGTTGGTCTGGGACCAGAGGGCGGCCTTGCTGGCCGGATAGGCGCCGCCGATGCTGATCCAGGACAGCACGGAGTGCATGTTCAGGATGTGGCCGCCGCCGTTGCGTTCGATCACGGGAACGAAGGCCCGGGTCACGTTGAGCGGCCCGAAGAAGTTGGCCTCGAAGACCTCCCGGATCTCCTCGACCGGTGAGTCGAGCAGGCTGCGGCCGCCGGTGATCCCGGCGTTGTTGATCAGCACCGTGACGTCGGGTGCCGCCGCCGCGAGGGCTTCGATCGAGGCGGGGTCGGTGACCTCCAGCCGCACGTTCACGAGCCGGTCGTCGGTGCTCGGCTGGGGGTTGCGGGCCGTGGCGTAGACCTTCGCCACGCCACGGGTGAGCAGGTCGTCGACGATCGCCTTGCCGATACCGCGGCTGCCGCCGGTGACAAGGACGACGGCGCCTTCGAGGGTGGTCATTGCTAGCTCCTGGGAGAGTTGGAAACCGATCTGTTTCCACAGCGTAAACCGATCGGTTTTCAAACACAAGCCGAGCCGGTACGCTCGCTTCATGAGCACCCAGGCGACACCCCGCGAGCGGCTGCTGGACGCGGCGGGCGAACTCTTCTACCGCGACGGCGTGAACATCGGCGTCGATGCGCTCTGCAAGGCCGCCGGGGTCTCGAAGAAGTCGATGTACCAGTTGTTCCGGTCCAAGGACGAGCTGATCGCCGAGAGTCTGGCCAGCGTCGGACCGTCGTACCAGCAGGCGTTGGAGCCGGGGCTCGACGACGGGTCGACGCCGCGGGAGCGGATCCTCGTCGTGTTCGAGAAGCAGGACCGGCTCGCCGCGAGCGGCGAGTTCTTCGGCTGCCCGTTCGTGAGTACGGCGGTCGAGCTGAAGAACCCGGAGCACCCGGGCAGCGTGGTGGCGCGGCACTTCAAGCAGCGACTGACGGACTTCTTCCGGTCCGAGTTGATCGCGGCGGGTGTTGAGGACCCGGACCTGCTGGCTGTCCAGTTGACGATGGTCTTCGACGGCGCGAGCGCCCGGGCCGTCGTACGGGCGCAGGCGCTCAGTGGGGTCGGGGTCGCCACGGCGGCGGCGCTGCTCGACGCCGCGGGTGTCAAGGAAGAGGCGCTCGCCGGCGACGCTCGCCGGCACTGAGCGCGGCCCGCACTTTCCGTGGGGAATTGGCTTCCCTATTGGGTGGGACAAAGGCGCTTTTTGTTCCATTGCGGGCGGGACAAATCATTACTTTGTTCCAGAAGATTTCTCGTGCGCTGGGATATTGACGGCCGGGGGTTGCGTCGTCAAACTTCCGAAAAGACTCTGCGGTATGCGGGGGGAATCGCGGAGTCCACCGCCCCGAGAACAGGACATCCGCCCATGCGAAAGAAAGCATTGATACCCCTGGTGGCTGCTGCCTGCGCGGCTGTTGTCGCCGGCGCTCTGAGCAGTCCGGCCACCGCGGCCCAGCAGCCGGCCACCGCGGCCCAGCAGTCGGCTGCCGTGAACGCGCCGGCCGCGTTCGCCCACCCTGGCGTCGGCGTCAGTCGCGCGCAACTGGACTTCGTCCGCGGCAAAGTGCAGGTCGGCGCCCAGCCGTGGACCACCGCCTTCAACCAGGCGAAGGGCAGCAACTACGCGTCCTTGAGCCGTACGCCGACGCCGCGCTCGGTGGTCGAATGCGGGCCGTACTCCAACCCGAACTACGGCTGCACGAACGAACGCGAGGACGCGATCGCGGCGTACACCGATGCTCTCATCTGGTACTACACCCGCGACGATCGCTATGCGCAGAAGGCGATCCAGCTGATGGACGCCTGGTCGAACACGATCACCGACCACACCAACAGCAACGCGCCGCTGCAGACGGCGTGGGCCGCGTCGTCGTGGCCCAAGGCGGCCGAGATCATCAAGCACGTCTACGGCAACTGGCCGAACGCCGGCCGGTTCGCCACCATGTTGCGCACCGTCTACCTGCCCGAGATCATCAACGGCTCGAACTCCAACGGCAACTGGGAGTTGAGCATGATCGAGGCGATCCAGGGCATCGGCGTCTTCCTCGACGACCAGACCGTGTACGACAAGGCGATCTCCCTCTTCCGCGTCCGCGTCCCCGCCTATGTCTACCTGTCCTCGGACGGCGCGCTGCCGAAGACCAAGCCGAGCCAGAACCTCGACACCCGCGACAAGATCATCGCGTACTGGCAGGGCCAGAGCACCTTCGTCGACGGCCTGACGCAGGAGACCTGCCGCGACTTCACCCACACCGGCTACGGGATCTCCTCGATCTCCCACGTCCTGGAGACGTCCCGGATCCAGGGCATCGACCTGTATCCCGAGTTCGGTGAGCGGTTGCGTCAGGCGCTCGGCTTCCAGTCCCGCTGGGAGCGCAACCTCGAGCCGGTGCCGTCCTGGCTCTGCGGCGGCAGCGTCAACCGCGGACTCGGTCCGATCACCGAGGTCGGCTTCAACGCCCTGCACACCCGGCTTGGTATCGCGATGACCAACACCCAGGCTCTGACCGAGTCCAAGCGCCCGGCGGGTTCGAACAACCTGTTCGTGGCTTGGGAAACCCTCACCCATGCGGAGAATCCCAGCTGATCGATCCGCATCCGGAGAGTCCTGCCCGGCTCTCCGGATGCGGTCGCCGTACGGCTCAGATCTGCGGCTCGCCGCGCTTCCAGTACCCCTGGAAGGAAACCGCCGGCTTCGATAGGCCGACGGTGTTGACGAGATGGCGGCGGACCTGCTTGATCATGCCGGACTCTCCCGCGACCCAGGCATAGTCGGCGTCGTACGGCAGGTCCGCGGCTTTGAGGGCCTCAGGCAACGATCCGTTGCCGCGCGTGATCCAGGTGACGTCCACCTCGCCCGGACTCGGCAGCGGGCGGATGTCGCGGGCATCGGGAACCTCGACGAAGACGGTCGCCCGTACGCCGGCCTGCAGGTTCTCCAGGATTGCCGCCACCGCCGGTAATGCGGTTTCGTCGGCCACCAGGATGCGGCTCGTGCTGGTCGCGGGCGGAACATAGTCGACGCCCGAGTTCAGCAATCCTTTCGTGCTGGTGGTGTCGACGGAGAACGGCACGATCAGGCCGACTTCGTCACCCGGCTGAGTATCGCTCACCCAGGCCGACGCCGGGCCGTTCACGCCGTGCAGGACGAATTCGATATCCAATTCCGCGACCTCGGGACGCAGTGCGCGGACGGTGTAGGTGCGCATGACGAAGCGTTCCCCGACCGGCATGGAGCACCACTCGGCGTACCAGTCGGGGCCGGCCGGCAGACGTAGTACACCGCCGTTGGGTGGGGAGAGAAGGACCTTGATCCGCTGGTCGGGACCGGCGGTCACCACCTCGGCGAGCCTCGGCGCCACGAACGTGACCCGGCGCAGGTGCGGACTGAGGTCCCCGATCGACGCCACGGTGGCGAGGACCGAGTCGAACGCGATCGGGCGCTCGAGCAACGTCGTCATACCGGTTCTCCGATGAAAGTACTGACAAGGCAGGGGTGCTCGGGGGGGCGGCCCGCGGCGGGCGGGCTATCCTGAGGCAAGTAGAGGTTAGCCTTACCTAAGAGGATATCTAAATCCAATGCCCCCGCCGTCCGCAGCCGCTGCCACCCGGCCGGAGACCGTCGCTGCGCCTCAGCGTGGTTCGCGCACCCGCCGCGCCACCTTGTTCCTCGGTCTGGCCGGCTGCGTGGCGTTGCTGGTGGCGGTGTCCTGGCTCAGCGTCGCCGTCGGCTCGAAACAGATCCCGTTGTCGACGGTGTTCGATGCCTTGCGCCACTACGACGCAAGCGATACCGATCAGGTCATCGTTCACTCGCTGCGGGTACCGCGAACTCTGGTCGGCCTGCTCGTCGGCGCCGCGCTCGGGCTGTCGGGAGCGCTGATGCAAGGGGTGACACGGAATCCGCTGGCCGATCCGGGCATCCTCGGCGTCAACGGCGGCGCCGCGCTCTTCGTCGTCGCGGGCATCTACTGGTTCGGGCTGACGAGCCTGACGGCGTACGTGTGGCTGGCCTTCGCGGGAGCGGCGGCCGCCTCGGTCGCGGTGTACGCGCTCGGCTCACTCGGCCACGAAGGTGCGACGCCGGTGAAGCTTGCTCTGGCCGGGGCCGCGTTGACGGCCATGCTCGGCTCGCTCACCACCGCGCTGCTGATCGGTGACGTCAACACGTTCGACCAGTTCCGGTTCTGGGCGGTCGGCTCGCTGGCGGGCCGTGGCTTCGACATCGTCGGCCAGGTGGCGCCCTTCATCCTGATCGGCATCGTGCTCGCCCTCTTCTCGGGCCGGGTGCTCAACGCGCTCTCACTGGGTGACGACGTGGCGCGATCGCTGGGCCAGCGAGTCGGAGTGGCCCGGATCTTCACGGCGGTCATCGTCGTCCTGCTCTGCGGAGCCGCCACCGCCGCGGCGGGACCGATCGGTTTTGTGGGGCTGACCATCCCACACGTGGCGCGCTTGGTGACCGGGCCCGACTACCGCTGGATCCTGCCGTATTCGATGCTGTTGGCACCGATCTTGCTGCTCGGATCCGACGTCATCGGCCGGCTCGTCGCGCAGCCCGGCGAACTCCAGGTCGGCATCGTCACCGCCGTGGTCGGCGCTCCCTTCTTCATCGCGCTCGTACGCCGACGCAAGCTGGCGGACCTGTGACGGCGAGCGCGGCGGGGTATTCGCCCGCCCAGGTGATCTCGCGGGCCCGGTCCGCCCGGCGGGCCCGGTCGCTGGTCGTGATCGCCGTCCTGGCCGCCGTGGTGTTCGTGATCTTCTGCGTCTCGCTGTCCCTCGGCGACTTCAAGATCCCGGTCGTCGACGTGGTGAAGACACTGTTCGGCGGCGGCGACCGGGCCACCGAGTTCATCGTGAACAAACTCCGGTTGCCGCGCGCGCTGACCGGCGTACTGGTCGGTCTCGCGCTCGGTCTGTCCGGTGCGATCTTCCAGAGCATCGCCCGCAATCCGCTGGCCAGCCCGGACATCATCGGTGTCACGTACGGCGCGAGCGCGTTCGCGGTACTCGCCATCGTCACCCTCGGCCTGACCGGTGCCGCCGTGGCGGGCCTCGCGATCGCGGGGGCGTTGCTGACGGCGATCATCATGTATCTGCTGGCCTGGCGACGCGGGGTTTCCAGCTACCGCTTGATCCTGGTCGGAATCGGGATCGGTGCGATGGCGACCAGCTTCACGTCGTACCTGCTGACCAAGGCGCGCGTCGAGATCGCCCAGCAGGCGCTGATCTGGTTGACCGGCAGTCTGAACGGACGGGACTGGTCACAGGTCCGCTCGATGGCGATCACCCTGGCGGTGCTTTCGCCGGTACTGGTGTTGCTGGTGCACCGGCTGCGCATCCTGCAGCTCGGCGACGAAACGGCGTACGGGTTGGGGTTGCGGGTCGAGCTGTCGCGGCTCGGGTTGATCGTGGTCGGTGTGCTGCTGGCCGCGATGGCGACGGCCGCGGCGGGGCCGATCGGGTTCGTCGCGTTCGTCGCGCCGCCGATCGCGCGGTGGCTGACTCGTTCGCCCGGGCCGGCTCTGGTCCCGTCGGCGCTGATCGGTGCGTTCGTGGTGTCGCTGTCCGACCTGATCGCGCAGCACGGGCTGGGGCACACCCAGTTGCCGGTCGGTGTGATCACCGGTGTCGTCGGCGCGCCGTACCTGATGTTCCTGCTGGCCCGGGCCAACCGGGTAGGGAGTGGTGGCTGAGATGGAGACTCTGATGGAACACAGCCTGTCCGCCGAGAACCTTGCCGTCGGCTACGACCAGCGCGAGATCATCCACGACCTGTCGGTGCGGATCCCGGCCGGCAAGATCAGCGTGATCGTCGGCGCCAACGCGTGCGGCAAGTCCACGCTGCTGAAGACGCTGGCCCGGTTGCTCAAGCCCAGCAGGGGATCCGTGCTGCTGGACGGCAGGAGCATCCAGCAGATCCCGACCCGCGAGGTCGCCACCAGACTCGGACTGTTGCCTCAGGCACCGACTGCGCCGGAAGGCATCACGGTGGCGGACCTGGTCGGCCGGGGGCGCTATCCGAGACAGGGCTGGATCCGGCAGTGGACCTCGGCCGACGACGAGGCGATCGCCGACGCGATGCTGTCGACCGACGTGCTGGAGATCGCCGACCGGCCGATCGACGAGCTCTCCGGCGGTCAGAGGCAGCGCGTCTGGATCGCGATGGCGCTGGCGCAGGAGACCGGCATCCTGCTGCTCGACGAACCGACCACGTTCCTCGACCTGACCCACCAGATCGACGTCCTGGAACTGCTGGTCGACCTGAACAAGCGCGACCAGCGAACCATCGTCCTGGTCCTGCACGACCTGAACCAGGCGTGCCGATTCGGCGACCACCTGATCGCGATGAAGAACGGCGCAATCGTCGCCGAAGGCAACCCGGCCGACGTGATCACCGAACACCTCGTCCAGGACGTCTTCGGCCTCCCCGTCAAGGTCATCCCCGACCCGGTCGCCGGTACGCCGATGGTCGTCCCCCTCGGCCGCCACACACCCCCAACCCCCGACTCCACCACCCCGGCCGCCAAGGCCCTCGCCGCCTCCGCAGCCGCCCACGGAATCTGCACCCCAACCAAGCGCTAGTACCCGCTTCCCGCCGCTCCTTCGTCGGGCGCTCGACCCACCCGCCCCCAGGACGCCGCTCCTCCGTCGCGGCTCAGCCCGCGGGTGCACATGGTTGGTGGGTCGGGGTTCGGGTGAACCCGCAGTCGGACAGCGCTCGCGAGCACGGCCCATAGGAGCCGGCGGAGCGGATCTTCGCCGGCGAACTCGGCCGTGCCTGCTGCTAGTTCGACTGATCGGTCATGGTGCCGAGCAGCTTCGCCCGCCACGGATTGCGGTGGGGGCCGCGGCTTCGAGCCCAGAAAGGTACGGTGACCAGCCGCCGAGCGGAGACGAACTGCGGTGATGCGACCGCCGTTGGCGCAACTGGCCGGGCGGGGTGGAGCACCGCCAATGCCGCGAGGGTTCGTCCCGAACCGGCCGACAGCGGGCAACGATCGTGCTCGCGAGCCGACCCGGGAGCGTCGCGCCCAGGGTCTGGGTTCGGCGCTAGGAGCGTTTCCCGCGGGCGGGCACCACAGGCCACCCGCACCCGCCGCACTAGCCGCGACGGAGGAGCGGCGTTTTGGGGTGGGTGGGTCGAGCGGCCGACGGGAGGAGGGCGCGATGCGGGCGCGACCTACGGGTGAGCCATTGACGGGTTGGGTAATTGTTAGTTAACTTTCCTGACAGTTAGAGAAACACTCCCGATCGCCCCGCTGGAGTTCTCATGTCGCGAAGTCGTGTGTCGGTCAAAGTGTTACCACCGTTCCTGGTTGCCGCGCTGGTGGCCGGGGTCGGGTTGAGTGCGAGTGCCCAGACAGCTGCCGATTCGCTGCTGTCACAGCGTAAACCGGTGCTGACCTCGAGTGTGGAGACCAGCTCGTACGGCGGCAGCCTCGCCGTCGACGGGAGTCTCAGCACCCGGTGGGCCAGCGCGGAAGGCGTTGACCCGCAGTGGATCCGGGTCGATCTCGGTCAGGCTGCCACGGTCCATCGGGTCAAGCTGACCTGGGAAGTGGCGTACGGCAAGGACTACCGCGTGGAGGTCTCCGACGACGGAACCACCTTCACCACCATCAAGGACGTTGTCGGCGGCAACGGTGCTACCGACGACCTGACCGGGCTCACAGGCCACGGCCGCTATGTCCGTGTGGTCGGCACCAAGCGCGGCACCAGCTATGGCTACTCCCTGTGGGAGCTGGAGGTCTACGGCAGCACGGATTCCACCGGTGACACCCAAGCACCCACAGTCCCGACCGGGCTGGCGGCCACCGGCGTCACCGCCACCACCGCGACGCTGAACTGGACGCCCTCGACAGACAACGTGGGCGTGAGCTCGTACGACGTACTGCGCAATGGTGCCGTGATCGCCAACGTTGCCCAGCCGCCGTACAACGACACCGGCTTGAGCGCGAGTACGGCGTACAGCTACACCGTGAAGGCTCGGGACCTGGCCGGCAATGTCTCGGCGGCCAGCGCTGCCCTCGCCGTGCAGACACCGGCAGGCGGCGGCGGGCAGTTCGTCATCGCGGCAGCGGGCGATATCGCGGAGCAGTGCACCGCCTCGAGTTCGAGCTGCGCGCACCCCAAGACCGCGGCCCTGGTCCAGGCGATGAACCCGGCCAACGTCATCACGATGGGCGACAACCAGTACGACGACGCGCATCTGTCGGACTTCCAGAACTACTACGACAAGACCTGGGGCAAGTTCAAGGCGATCACCAAGCCGATCCCCGGGAACCACGAGACGTACGACGACACGCCGTTCGACGGCTACCACAAGTACTTCGGATCGATCGCGACGCCGCAGGGCAAGAACTACTACAGCTGGGATCGCGGCAACTGGCACTTCATCGCGCTCGACTCGAACGACTTCGTCACCCACGACAACCTGGCCGAGCCGGCGCAGCTCACCTGGCTGAAGCAGGACCTGGCCAGCAACACCAAGGGTTGCATCGCGGCCTACTACCACCACCCGCGGTTCAGCTCGGGTGACCACGGCGACAACCCGGACAGTGCCCTGCTCTGGCAAACGCTGGTCGGCGCCAAGGTCGACCTGGTCCTGAACGGTCACGATCACCACTACGAGCGGTTCTACCCGCAGAACGTCGACGGCCAGAAGGACCCGAACGGTCCGGTCCAGATCATCGGCGGCACCGGCGGCGCGTCGTTCTACCCGGTGCACGCGGCGCACGCCGCCACGGCCAAGCTGATCCACGACAAGAACGGTGTCCTGAAGCTCTCGATGACCGACAACACGTTCACCGAGCAGTTGATCGGGGTCGACAACACGGTGCTGGACAGCAGCCCGACCTACACCTGCCACTGACATGTACCTCGCCACCAGCCGGGCCGCCGACAACGGCGGCCCGGCCACCGGTAACACCGCGCTCCGCTGGCGCCGAGTGTCCGGCAACGTCGTCGCCCTCGGTCTGGTCAGCCTCGTCACCGACATCTCCTCGGAGATGGTGACGGCAGTCCTTCCTCTCTACCTGGTTCTCGGTCTCGGCCTCAACCCGTTGCAGTTCGGTCTCCTCGACGGCCTGTACGCCGGTGCGACCGCCGTACTGCGGATCGTCGGCGGGTACGCCGCGGATCGCTGGCATCGCCTCAAGGCGGTGGCCGGGATCGGCTACGGACTCTCGGCGATCTGCAAGCTGGGCCTGATCCTGGCCGGCTCGTCGGTGGCGGGGATCGGTGCGGTACTTGCTGTGGATCGTGCGGGCAAGGGCATCCGGACCGCCCCTCGGGATGCCCTGATCTCGCTGAGCAGCAAGCCGGAGGCGCTCGGCCGCTCGTTCGGCGTACACCGTGCGCTGGACACGGCCGGTGCGTTCCTCGGTCCGCTGGTCGCTATGGGCGTGCTGTGGGTGAGCCTCGGCGACTACGGATCCGTCTTCGTGACCAGTTTCTGCATCGCCGGGTTCGGCGTGCTGCTGCTGGTCGTGGCAGTTCGCGACCGGGTCCGGAAACATCGTGCCGCCGGTATTCCGTTGCGGGCGATGTTTGCCTTGCTGGGACGGAATAGTTTCCGCCGGATGTGCGGCTGGGCCGCGCTTCTTGGCCTGGTGACAATCACGGATTCCTTTGTGTACTTGGCTTTGCAGCGACGGTGGGAGATCAGCAGCACCTTGTTTCCGTTGTTGCCGCTCGGTACTACGGGAGTCTTTCTGCTGCTCGCCGTGCCGCTCGGCCGGTTGGCGGACAAGGTCGGTCGCTGGAAGGTGTTCGTCGGCGGTCACCTCGCGTTGGTGGTCTGCCTGCTCCTGGTCTGCGGACCGGTCGGCGGCCCGTGGCCGGCCGTCGGCGCTCTGGCGTTGCACGGGACGTTCTACGCCGCGACGGACGGCGTGCTTCCCGCGGCCGCGGGTCCGTTGCTGCCGGAAGGTCTTCGAGCCAGTGGCTTGGCACTGCTTCAGACCGGGCAGGCGCTGGCGCGAATGGCGTCGGCCGTGCTCTTCGGCCTCGCGTGGACGCTGTGGGACCTGGGTCCGT
This region includes:
- a CDS encoding MFS transporter, giving the protein MYLATSRAADNGGPATGNTALRWRRVSGNVVALGLVSLVTDISSEMVTAVLPLYLVLGLGLNPLQFGLLDGLYAGATAVLRIVGGYAADRWHRLKAVAGIGYGLSAICKLGLILAGSSVAGIGAVLAVDRAGKGIRTAPRDALISLSSKPEALGRSFGVHRALDTAGAFLGPLVAMGVLWVSLGDYGSVFVTSFCIAGFGVLLLVVAVRDRVRKHRAAGIPLRAMFALLGRNSFRRMCGWAALLGLVTITDSFVYLALQRRWEISSTLFPLLPLGTTGVFLLLAVPLGRLADKVGRWKVFVGGHLALVVCLLLVCGPVGGPWPAVGALALHGTFYAATDGVLPAAAGPLLPEGLRASGLALLQTGQALARMASAVLFGLAWTLWDLGPSLLVTAGLLLAITVAAAVVKPWEAKG
- a CDS encoding ABC transporter ATP-binding protein encodes the protein METLMEHSLSAENLAVGYDQREIIHDLSVRIPAGKISVIVGANACGKSTLLKTLARLLKPSRGSVLLDGRSIQQIPTREVATRLGLLPQAPTAPEGITVADLVGRGRYPRQGWIRQWTSADDEAIADAMLSTDVLEIADRPIDELSGGQRQRVWIAMALAQETGILLLDEPTTFLDLTHQIDVLELLVDLNKRDQRTIVLVLHDLNQACRFGDHLIAMKNGAIVAEGNPADVITEHLVQDVFGLPVKVIPDPVAGTPMVVPLGRHTPPTPDSTTPAAKALAASAAAHGICTPTKR
- a CDS encoding discoidin domain-containing protein, with amino-acid sequence MLTSSVETSSYGGSLAVDGSLSTRWASAEGVDPQWIRVDLGQAATVHRVKLTWEVAYGKDYRVEVSDDGTTFTTIKDVVGGNGATDDLTGLTGHGRYVRVVGTKRGTSYGYSLWELEVYGSTDSTGDTQAPTVPTGLAATGVTATTATLNWTPSTDNVGVSSYDVLRNGAVIANVAQPPYNDTGLSASTAYSYTVKARDLAGNVSAASAALAVQTPAGGGGQFVIAAAGDIAEQCTASSSSCAHPKTAALVQAMNPANVITMGDNQYDDAHLSDFQNYYDKTWGKFKAITKPIPGNHETYDDTPFDGYHKYFGSIATPQGKNYYSWDRGNWHFIALDSNDFVTHDNLAEPAQLTWLKQDLASNTKGCIAAYYHHPRFSSGDHGDNPDSALLWQTLVGAKVDLVLNGHDHHYERFYPQNVDGQKDPNGPVQIIGGTGGASFYPVHAAHAATAKLIHDKNGVLKLSMTDNTFTEQLIGVDNTVLDSSPTYTCH